TCTGGGGCAAATTCACCCGCGGCAGTGATCAGGATTTAAAAACCAAAGGGACCGGTTTGGGTCTTTACTTAGTTAAATATTTTATTGAACTTCATGGTGGCAAAGTTGCGATGGATAGCAAATGGGGGCAAGGCACGACTGTGTCCTTCACCCTTCCACTGGAATCTGAAGATGTTATCGAGGAGATGTTATGATCAATCAACTAAGCACTCTGATTGTGGACGACGAGGCGGAACTGCGCCGTTCGGTCATTTCCATTCTAAAATCCACCATGCCGGAAATTGAATTTACAATTGACGAGGCCTCCACAGGTAAAGAGGCTTTGGATAAAGTAAAACAACAATCCTGGGATCTGGTTTTGATGGACGTGAAGATGCCGGAAATGAATGGCCTGGAAGCGTTGACCGCCATCAAGGAGCATGATCCTCGCACCTTCGTGGTGTTGATGACCGCACACTCCAATCTTCACGATGCTGTCCTTGCAATCAAAGAAGGCGCTTACGACTACGTTGAAAAACCGGTCAATCCACAAACGTTGACAGAGATCGTTCGCAAAAGCCAGGAAGCCCGTGATCTGGTTTCCAGCCTGGCCTTGTCGAATCCGATCTTTGACGATGATATCGAATCAGAGTTCGTGGGTTCTTCGCAAAAAATGAAAGAGGTCTTCAACCTGATCTATCGCCTGTGCAAAGTGGATACGACAGTGTTGATCCGCGGTGAAAATGGAACTGGTAAAGAACTGGTGGCACGCGCGATTCATTTCAACTCCCCTCGCAAATCCGGAAGCTTCGTGGCAATCAACTGCGGCGCGATCCCGGAAAGCCTGATGGAGAGCGAACTCTTCGGTCACGAAAAAGGTGCCTTCACCGGCGCCATCGAGCGCAAAATCGGCAAATTCCAGATGGCCAACAACGGAACTTTGTTCCTGGATGAAATTGGCGAGCTTCGCCCTGACATGCAGGTCAAACTTTTGCGCGTGCTTCAGGAAAAGAAGTTCACTCCTGTGGGCAGCAACCGCGAAGTAAAAACCAACACACGTATTATCGCGGCGACAAACCGCAACCTTGAAAAAATGATGGCCGATGGCACCTTCCGCGAAGATCTTTTCTATCGTTTGAATGTCATGCCCATCTTTTTGCCGCCATTGCGTGATCGCTCTGACGACATCCAGGCGCTGGCACAGCACTTTATCAAAAAGTTTGCCCGTCAGCATGGTCGCACCATTAATGGAATCGACAACGAGGCCTTGGAGATGCTTAAAGCCTATCGCTGGCCAGGAAACATCCGCGAACTTGAAAACGTGATCGAACGCGCCTTCATCGTGGAGAACTCCCAAAATATCACACTGGAATCCTTACCGGAATCCTTGAAGCTTGCTCCCAAGGAAGCTCCCGAGAAAACGGCCAATGTCGGTTACTCCGGCCCGTTGGACTTTGACGTGTTCAAAGAAGGCATGGAAAAGGAATTCATCGTGAGTGCTTTGAAAGCAAATCAGGGTCGAATCAATCAAACTGTGGCTCAGGCAAATATTCCGAAAAACACCTTGCTAAGAAAAATCCGCAAGTACGGAATCAACGTCAAAGACTTTACGAGCGAAGAATAGTTTCGGCTTTATCGACCACCTGCTCTGCTGGCAGGTGGGTCATGCAGACGTGAGTTTTGATAGGACACACTTTATGCCCGTGCTTGCCACAGGGACGGCACGGCAAGTTTTCCTTCTGAGCAATATATGAATCTGCTGACCACGGTCTGAATCCAAATCTTAAAACAGTGGGACCAAATACGGCGATCAAGGGAGTTTCACAAGAAGCCGCCATATGAGAGGCCGCACTGTCATTCCCGATCAACAATCGCGCACGGGCAATAATCTGCGTCGACTCTAAAATAGAGGTCTTTCCGGCAATACAAATCGAACCCGGAATCAAGTCGGTCACTTCCTGCGCCAGAGCTTCCTCGCCCGGCCCGCCCATTACATAAATCTGAAAGCCTTGTTCCTGAAGTGATTTACCGGTTGCGACGAATCCCTCTTTGGTCCAACGCTTAGTTGCCCAAACGGATCCCGGGAACATCAGTACACCACGACCTTCACTCAACGCATTCAGGTTGTAGCGAGATTGCAAGCCCGCATACACATCCGTGCATTGCATGATTTTTTCGCGAACACTCATCGATGACCATTCCGGAGGGGAAGGCAGCTTACCCTTCGAATCGAGTTCATAAGGTTTGACGCTGTTTTGATAACTAAGCAATAACTCTGGCAACTTGCCATCCACTGGTTGCAACAGACTCATTTGGCGCATTGGATCCGGAAGCATCATGGGCTTTTTCACCGTCTGGGAAAAAGCCAGAAAGCTGAATGGTTTTTTAAAACCGATTTTATGCTGAGCCTTGATTTTGCGACAAAAGAAAATCGTGCGCATGGATTCGTGGGGGGACAAAAGGTAATTGACCTGGTGCTTTGCAATCACCTGCAGTGCCTGCACATAAGAATCTGCATCACCTTTTTTGATTTCAAAAATATGATCTACCAATTTTGTTTTGATAAAGAAGTCGCCAAAACCTTTGCGACACACCAGCCCCAGCTCGTGATCAGGCCAAATCTGACGACAACGTTTCAGGAGTGGAATTGCCAAGAGCAAGTCCCCCAGAAAGGCTGTTTGTACGACAAGATTCAACGGCATGAACGATCTCCTGCAAAGAGACCTGATCGTAGCACATTATGCTTTTTTCACAAGCTCTCTTCCAGCAAGGACTGCATGAGCTCTTGGTTAGAATAGATACTCCGCGGCCATACAAATCAATTTCATGAGCACAGGTTGGGCCGAACCAGGCCACCACTTGTCGCCCCTGAGAAATCGCCATATGCATGCCCAGGCTGTCACCGGTGATCACCACATCACACGCTGCAACGCTGATCAGACCATCGCGCAAGCCGCTTTCAGTGGCAGTGGAAATAACTGGCAAACCGCGGGCGATCTGCACATTTCGCTCAGTGTCTTCGGGACCACCCAATAGCACAATTTGCGCCTCAGGATATCTGCTTTGCAAAGAAGCTATCATCAATCGATGAAACTCCACTGTAAGCTTTTTCGCTGCAATAACATTGCTGCATCCGGTGTTAAAACCCAACACCCACTTCTTGCCGTTGGTCAAAAACCCCGAGCGACGCTCCTGCAACTGCGTCTGCTCTGACTCCGTCAGCGGCAACCAGTAGGAATCTCTTTTATACGGACCCAGTTCCAAGGCTTCAATCATGAGCTGCGTCTCGGGCTTTTGGTTTTCGAAGAACTTTTTTTGATTATTCAGACCCAGCTCCCACAACTCTTCTGCGGCGGGAGTTGCCGGAAGAATCGCTCCGTTCACTGGATTTGCGGTAAAGCCAAATACCTGTAGCACTTGCGTGTGACGAAGTACACCGACAGCTTTAAGAGATTTATCAATAACAAATGCGACATCAAATTCCAGAGACCGCAACTGCAATAGATCAGCCTCGCGAGTTGTCAGCACCCGATCAATCACGGGATGATTCTGCAACAGCAAATGCGCGGGTGCATCGGTCACCCATGTCAGCATGGATGAAGGATACTTGCGTTTGATCGCTTTTAACAAACTCGTACTGCGAACCACTGCCCCCAGCGCCCCCAAATGTACGATTAAAATAGAAATTTTTGGTGCATCATACGAGACACAGTCCGAGTCACAGCTCTGACTTTTAGAACAGGGTTTGTATCCTGAAAAATACCGACAATTGGTTTGCGCCATAGCATTATTGTAGAACATCAACCCCATCCATATTGACTTTCAAGGGGTCTGGTCATCGATTTTCAGGACCAAGGCCGCGGCAAAAAACACCCGCATTTTTCCGATAAGCTCAGGGATGAAAATAGAACGTGAAGTGATTCAACTTAAACCCATCAAAACCCTGAAACACGCGCAGGGTGGCACCGTGACTTTACCGTCAGGTCTGGGCAGCTTTGAGCTGAATGCTTTGCAATTTTCCTACCTCGAAGTTCTGAAAAATGGAGTTTCCATCGAAGGACTTGTGCAGTTCTTTCTGGGGCAAGGATGGTTGGTCAGCTTCCGTGAACTCTACAGTCTGATTCAATTTCTGGTGCGCGAAAGACTGATCGCAAATCAAAACATCATCGACTATTTTAAAAAAGTGAACTCTGACGACTCGCCGTTGGTATTTAGCTCCATCGACGTTATGAATGGCAAACAGATCAAACCCGATCCTGCAACCCTGCCGTTCTTTCGCTCCCTGGAACCCCATCTGGCCAACTATCTGCTGCAAAAAGCAGAGGTTTTTACTGTGCCGCCCAATATTCGCATCACTCATTCCGGGCAAAGCAGTCGTGATCTGTTTATTTTATTAAAAGGACAAGCCTCCATTTACAAAGTCATCTCGGAGACCCGCAGACAGCTTGTGGCAACACTGGGCTCAGGGGCTCTTTTTGGTGAAAGAGGATTTCTGCTAAGCCAACCGCGCAATGCCGATGTTATCACCAGTACAGCCTCTGAAGTTCTAAGAGTCCATCACCTGCCTGAGTACGACAACCTTATCAAGTCTGATAAAGCCCAGGCCCTTCAGCATCGGTTTTGGGTGATGCAGGCCCTGCTGTCATCACCGTTTTTCAAGGACATCCCCACGGACAGTCTGGATGCCTTGATATTCACCGGACGCCTGGTACAGGCTCCCGCAAACCAGGCTTTATTTCATGAAGGCCAAGCCGGCAATACGTGCTACATCGTGATTCAAGGTTCTGTGGTTATTAGTCAAAAGGGCACTGCCATTAATGTTCTAAACCAAGGAACCTGTTTTGGTGAAATCTCACTGCTGGTTTCCGGAGGCGTCAGAACGGCGACAGTAACCACTCAAAGAGATACGGTTTTATTGGAAATCGAACAGAATGCATTCTATAAAATGCTGGCTCAGAATCTTATTTTGGCCAAGGTTATTGAAACCCTGGCAGCTTCCCGCCTTGCCCGCGACATGAAAAACTCTTAGACGTTACGGTCAAATTCTATAAGGCCCCTTACCTTGAAATCGTAAAAAACAACTTCCTCCCTTCGCTGTGATATACCTGCCAGTAATTCACCAGAAGGACGGAAAAATGAAGTACTTGCTTCCACTGATTATGCTTGCGGCACTCCCTGCTGGAGCTCGGTCTCAGGATATCAACGACCAATTCAATAAAGTTTCTGCTCAACTGATTGCCAACGACGTACAAACGATCGTCATCGAGGACGCCTATCCCAAGGGCAACTGCCTGCCAGATGGCGCCTCTTATATGGTGGCTTTGCAGGTTAAAAAAATAGTCTGGGATGAAATTCTGGAAAAAGACGTCGAACAATGGGTGACTGCCAAAACCGTCAACGTCAACAAAGCGACTGGCCGCATAGTTCAATACTGCGATTAATAAAAAAAACCCGGCTCATCACCGGGTTTTTTATTTTAGGGAAGTTTTCCCGGTTTGATCGAGACAACCTCTGACACCAAGGTTCCAATTTTGATCTTGGCTTCGATTCTAAGAATGTACTTGTGCTCGTCATCAGACAACCAGATCAGATTTTCACCGATCGGTTTGAACTTGCCCTTCAGAGTGATATTTGGCTGAATTACGATTGCTTTCATCGGACCCAGTTCTGTATCCAAAACTTCCTTGCGAATTGCTTTGCCCGAAAAAACCAGATTCTCTTTGTCATTGGATACACGGAAAGCATATTCCTTGCCGACATCCCACTGAAACATGCGCATATAGTAGATCGCACTATAGACATTTTGCGCATACTCCTCGAGTTCCCATTGTTCGCGCTTTTCCTCTTCGCCGTCCTGCTTGGTCACTTTCTTTTCCCAGAAAGTTGCTGTTTTTTTATTGTTATCAAATAGCATTTTGGCTTCACGCAACTGTCCGGATTCTTTTACATGCAACTCGAATACGGTCGGCGTCAGTTCCTCGTAGTCCATGAAAATATCGATGTTATCTTCAACAGTATAAACTGAGGCAAACAAGGAGATCGTCTTAATCGCGATGTTATGCTTGTAGGATTTACGACCATTCACTGTTGCCATAGGCAAGGTTTTAAAACGCAACTCTCCGGCTGACATTTTGAAGTAAGACACATCGTGTACGACTTCTTCACCCACACGGAAGGGGTCCACGATGGGACGTCGTCCATTGAATCCTGCATCATCTTCAATCACTGGTTGTCGGCGGGTTGAGACTGCGGCTTCAGATTTTTTATCTTTACCATTCTTAGACTTGGAAGATTCCTTAGCCTTGGCCGCCGGAGCAGTTTTTGCGGGCGCAGTCACCGCTTTGGAGCTTTTGGATTCTTTTGTAGGCTTTGCGGCTGCCGTTGTTTTCTCATCCTTGGCAGCGGTCTTTGCTTCGACATCCTTGGTATTACCGGCAGCAACTGTTTCCGTGGCTGGGGCTGAAGGCTCTTCAATCTTCACAGCCTTTTCAAATTCATCCATAGTTCCAAGCTGATCGGCTTTTTCATACTTCAAAAATGAAGTCGAACATGCCGACAACATTGAAACTGCGAATAGACCTGCTGCAATCGAAAACTTATCCACTAAAAATCCTTCCAACGCCTGTGAACCCACATCCATTGCTCTGGATGCTTTCTGACTATTTGCTCAAGCTTATCTGTAAACGCCTGCGTGATATTGGCGATACTCTGGTCCTTATCTTCAACGATAGAAGGGCTCAAGTCCATAGCTGGCTCAATCACCACGTGAACTTTCCCATCCTGTCCTTCATAGGTATAAATGGGCAATACCGGTGCTTTGGTTTTTTGTGCGAATAAAGCCAGACCATAGGCTGTGCCGGTGCGTTTCCCAAAGAAGGTTGTCGCTACACCAAAAGGTTTTCCCATGTACTGATCCAGAACGAAGACAAGACCTTCATTGCGCTTAAGAGCTTTCAGGATTTCAAAAGCATTATTAGGCCCATGAGCTTCGATATACCTGACACCTTGAGCGCCCCGAACCGAGAACCACAGATTGTTAAACCACTGGGTCTTGAAGCTTTTTGAAATGATATGAATCTTTTGACCGATCACACTAAGGGCGTTGGCAGCCAAATCCCCGTTGCCCAAATGCAGTGTCAGATAAAAAAATCCTTTGCCGTTGGCAAGAGCCTGCTCGTGGTTTTCCAACCCCTCAAAGACCACATTTTCATCCACCCATTGGCGTGACATATTCGGAATAAAAAAGAATTCACCAAAATTATAGCCCAATTGGTAAACGGACTCGCGCCCCACTTTTTTTCTTTGAGCGTCTGTCCACTCCGGAAAGGCTATTTCAAGATTACCAAGAACGATTTTTTTTCGGAAGCCAAAGACATCCCACCATAAAAATCCAATCCAGGAACCCGAAAGTCGCTGGATCTTCCGTGGCAATATGCTGGACAGAAAGATTCCGATTTTAGCTAAAAAGTTGGCCAATAATTTCATGCAGACGTCCTTTGGTCCCAAATTCCGTCACCTGCAAATTGGTACTCCAGAGCTTTTCAGGCTCTGGCAACAGACGACGCAACTTCACCGCATCCTTGGATGTAGTCACTAGATAGTCGGCACCCGACTTCTTAAAGTCATTCCAGATTTTTTGCGCATCAGACTCTGTGTACTGATGATGATCGCGGTAATGAAGGCTTCGTTTGGAAATCTCTCCATAGGACCGCATCATCTTTTCAAAAACATCCGGTCGCGCAATAGCCGACACCAGGAACATGCACTGACCTTTTAATATCTCGGTGGGTGCAGTCTCTTTGCCATTATTCAATTCAACGATGTCATAGCCGAAATAAAGAATCTCTTTACCTGGTGGCAGATGATCCTGAACGACCTTAAGACTGTTTTCATCCGCAAGGTTGCACTTTGTGAATAGAATCACATCGGCTCGTTCAAGCCCTTCCCAGGATTCGCGGGCACGGCCTTCTGGCACAACCTGATAGTTGCTCCACGGCTCGGTCGCATCCAGAATAACAATATTCAGATCACGGTGCAGTTTTCGATGCTGAAATCCATCGTCGACGACGATCACATCGAACGGTCCATAATTCTTCGTTGAGTATTCCGCCGTCTGCCATTTGCTGTCGCCAACAAAGACTGTGACATCCGGATTGGCCTGAGCCAACAGTACGGGCTCATCACCATAGTATCGAGCCGCATGCGGATGTGTGACATCAACGCGTACGGAAGCGGAAGCATCTGCCCGATACGACCGGCTGACGACTGCGACTTTTTTATGTTCGCCGACCAGGGACTTCAGGCAAAAATCCGTGATGGGAGTCTTCCCCGTTCCACCCATTGTCAAATTTCCGATACTGATAACTTTCATAGGCGGCTTATAGGCCCCTAGAATTCCACGGTCATAAAGTGAGTTTTTGAAACCCACGATGTGATCATAAATAAATGACAATGGCTTCAGTAATGGTTTCATACCGTCAAATACTCATCCAATGATTTCACCACGCGTGAAGTGGCCCCTTTGTCGCCCAAGTAAGAACGCAAAGATGCCAGATCTTTTTTAACTTCCGCGGTATAGGCCGCATCCGAAATATAGCGATCCAAAAGTGCCGCCATATTTTCTGCGGTCACATCATTCTGGAAACGTTCAGGAACTGCTTCTTTATTCAGAATCAGATTCACCAATCCATAGAACTTGGTCCCACGCACGAAAATACGGGCAAAGATACCGGTCAACCACTTCATTTTATACATGATGACCATCGGCTTTTGCAGAAGACCCACTTGCAAAGTGGCTGTACCTGAAGCAACCAGCATCATATCCACCAGATGAATCATTCTAAATGGCTCATCCTTTAGCAGAATATATGGCAGACGGAAGTCCTCCAGATACTCCTGCATTTTTTCTTTGGTGAATGTAGGAGCTGTCAAAATGACGATTTTTAGATTGTGATACTTTTTTGATAAAATTCGCGCGGCATCCAATTGAATCTGGAAGTGCTGCTTAAGCTCCAGACGACGACTGCCCGGCATCAATCCAAGAACAATTTCGTCATCGCGAATGCCGACTTGATTGCGGTGAGTTTTAAGATAAGTGGCATCATCAATCAGACGCTCATCCAATTCATCCAACAAAGGATGACCCACAAATTCCACAGGAACGCCGTGCTCTTCATAGAAAGGCACTTCGAATGGGAATAGTACGAATACTTTTTTGCAATATTTTTTGATGGTCTTAACCCGGCCTTTGCGCCAAGCCCACACCTGCGGAGAGATGTAGTAAACCACGGGAATTCCCAAGGCATGCAGTTTTTTTGCAAGCATCAGATTGAACTCCGGATAATCCATCACAATCGCCACTTTAGGACGACGTTTTTCAGCCTCGCGAACAAGACTGTCAAACACACCCTTCAGAAGACCGTAGGAGTTGATAATCTCCGCAGCCCCCACAACGGCCATTTCTTCGGATTTCCCCAGACGTTCAAATCCCAGGTTTTCCATGTCCTGACTGCCGACACCAAAAGCATGGATCTTACGTCCCTGCTTTTTCCAGGTCTCAAGAATTCTTTGAGCATAAGTCACACTGGAGGCCTCGGCGGCCACGAACAATACTTGATCCATTTATTTACCAATCATTTTTTGAATGTCTTCGATGGCGCGCAAAGCTTTCAATCCATCCAGACCTGTAACCACCGGCGTTTTGTTATTCAAAACTGCATCGACGAATGCATCCGTCTCTTTTTGCAAAGCATCGGCTTTATCCACCGTCCACTTGGTGATTTTTGTCAATTCATCGCCGCCAGCACCCTTCTCGACTTTTTCAAGTTCATGGATCCCGGTGTTTGCGTAAATAGTGCAATCATCCTGAACCACACGAATGGATCGCTGACCCACCGGAGAAACACGACTGACCGTGATGATGCCATGGATGCCATTTTTCATTTTAAAGGAAATGGATGCAGTATCCAATTCCGGAGAAATCAACTTTGTGCCAGAGCAGATCATGGATTCAATCTCGCTGCCTGTTAGCCAGAACAACAAATCCATATCGTGAATTGCCAGATCGTGAAGAACGCTGACGTCAGCCCCACGAGCCTTGTAAGGCGCCGTTCTGATCAGCTCGATCGTTGACACATTTTTCATGTGCTTTTTAAGTTCATTCACAGAAGGATTGAATCTTTCAATATGACCCACTGCCAATTTCACTTTGTGTTTTTCAGCCAGACTTAGCAACTCCTCAGCCTGAGGCACCGTTGCTGTGATTGGTTTTTCCACGTTAACGTGAACACCGTTTTCCAGGAAAAGTTTGGCCACTTCATAGTGACTTTGCGTACTAGCCGCAATTGTCACCAAATCAACCTGACCGATCAAATCCTGTGGACGATGAAAGCTTTTAACTCCCAACTCAGCGGCAATTTTATCTGCCTGAGCCGGAAAGTGATCACAAACCCCGATCAGTTCCACGTTCGGATTATTTTTATACTTTTGAGCATGGAAGTTACCCAGGTAACCGACGCCGACAACGGCGGCACGTAGTCTATTGCTCATCTTCTTGCCAACCTTTAGGGCTTCTGTCGACCGCGATTCCGCGCTTCGATGAACGGATAAAGTTAATGAAATACTCGATGTTCGGGCTCATTGTGCATTCTTCCTGAACACGCTTGATGCCTTCCTCAACAGTATGGGAACCCATGATGATGATACGAATCGCTTTATGCACATTCGTCACTTCTTCACGTGGGTAACCTTTACGTGCCAGACCGATTTTATTGGTAGCACGAATAGTCGCGTAGGTACCTTGAGCGCGGCAGAATGGAATAATATCCTTATTCACGATACTGCTGCCTGCGATAAACGCCATTTTTCCGACTTTGGTGAATTGATTCAAAGCACTCATACCACCGACGAACACGCCGTCAGCGATTTCGCAGTGACCACCCAAATGGGTGTTATTTGCAAGAATGACATTGTTGCCAAGTTTGCAGTCATGCCCCACGTGTGTGTAAGCCATGAAGTAACCGTTATCACCAATTTCTGTCTTTTTGTCGCCTTTGGAGGTCGCCAAATTCACAGTCGTGAACTCACGGAACATATTGTTGTTACCAATAATCAAAGAAGTAGGCTCGTTCTTATAGGAAATATCCTGAGGAGCTCCACCGATAACCGCACCCGGGCAGAAGTGATTGTTGGCGCCGATATCCAAAATACCGTAGCGCGAACCCAGAGTAACGTGACCTTCCACGATCGTGCCTTTGCCGATCTTCACCTTGCCTTGAATAAGGCAATAAGGACCGATTTCAACATCATCGGCGATCTCAACATCAGGGGAAACAACACTGGAAGGATGAATTTTATAATTTGCCATGGAACGTATATCCTAATTAAAAGGGACCTTTTTGAGGCCCCTTTGAGTTTTGAAACTATTTTTCTTTCTCGTAAGCCTTAATAACATCTTCTGTTAGATCAGAGTCTGGCGTGGAGTACAAAACCCCTTGGTTGTTTTCAAGAACCAAAGTGTAACCTTTGTCTTTTGCCAATTTGCCGATCACAGTTTTCATTTTGTTCAAAATAGGAGCTGTCAATTCACGCTCTTTCTTTTGGATTTCCATTTGGCTTTTACCTACGATATCACGGTATTTAAGCATTTCTTCCTGGAATTCAGCTTGTTTTTTACCAAGTGCTTCTTCAGAAAGAACTGATTTTTTCTTTTCAAGATCTTCGCCCATCTTTTTCAGATCAGCTTCTTTTTTCTCAAGATCTTTTTTCTTTTTGTTGAACTCTGTTTCAAGTTCAGCTTTTGCTTTTTTACCAGCAGAAGTTGCTTGAATAGCTTTTTGCATATCCACGAATCCAACTTTGCTGTCTGCCGCGTGAGCAGCTGCCGCCATCATAAATACAGTCGCTGCGATAATCATTTTTCTCATAAAAATTCCTCCCTAAAATTTTCTTCTCTTAAAAATAACTTAACTTAAACCACTAAATTAAAAACTTGGACCAATTGAGAACTCAAACACCGAAGCATCGTGGTAGTTCGGGTCACGATTCAATGGGAAGCCCCACTCAAATCTTAAGACCCCGATTGGTGAATACCAACGGATACCGAAACCCATGTCTGAAAAGAAGGTGTCGCCGCTCAAAACATCGTCTGCCGCACCAATATCAAAGAACGCGGCACCAAAGATACCCGCATCTTTCACCAATGGGAATTGCAACTCTGTCTGATACATGGCCTGTTGAGTACCACCGTAAAAACGCATGGCTTCAATATTGGCCTGATCCGGAGTCATACCTTCAGCAATACTTTCATTATATATCTTCTGCGAGAACTTCATTTTACCGACACGGTATGATCTGAAACCGCGCAACGAGTAGGGACCACCCAGTAAGTACAACTCATTGAATGGCACATCCTGGCCGTCAAGCCCATCAATGCGCGCGTACTGAAGATTATTTCTCCAAGTCACATCCCAGAAAACATTTTTAAAGAAGTTAAAGCGCGTGCTGGCACGGTTGTATTTCAACTGACCAAAGCCTGC
This is a stretch of genomic DNA from Bdellovibrio sp. GT3. It encodes these proteins:
- a CDS encoding sigma-54-dependent transcriptional regulator, with product MINQLSTLIVDDEAELRRSVISILKSTMPEIEFTIDEASTGKEALDKVKQQSWDLVLMDVKMPEMNGLEALTAIKEHDPRTFVVLMTAHSNLHDAVLAIKEGAYDYVEKPVNPQTLTEIVRKSQEARDLVSSLALSNPIFDDDIESEFVGSSQKMKEVFNLIYRLCKVDTTVLIRGENGTGKELVARAIHFNSPRKSGSFVAINCGAIPESLMESELFGHEKGAFTGAIERKIGKFQMANNGTLFLDEIGELRPDMQVKLLRVLQEKKFTPVGSNREVKTNTRIIAATNRNLEKMMADGTFREDLFYRLNVMPIFLPPLRDRSDDIQALAQHFIKKFARQHGRTINGIDNEALEMLKAYRWPGNIRELENVIERAFIVENSQNITLESLPESLKLAPKEAPEKTANVGYSGPLDFDVFKEGMEKEFIVSALKANQGRINQTVAQANIPKNTLLRKIRKYGINVKDFTSEE
- a CDS encoding glycosyltransferase family 9 protein, whose protein sequence is MAIPLLKRCRQIWPDHELGLVCRKGFGDFFIKTKLVDHIFEIKKGDADSYVQALQVIAKHQVNYLLSPHESMRTIFFCRKIKAQHKIGFKKPFSFLAFSQTVKKPMMLPDPMRQMSLLQPVDGKLPELLLSYQNSVKPYELDSKGKLPSPPEWSSMSVREKIMQCTDVYAGLQSRYNLNALSEGRGVLMFPGSVWATKRWTKEGFVATGKSLQEQGFQIYVMGGPGEEALAQEVTDLIPGSICIAGKTSILESTQIIARARLLIGNDSAASHMAASCETPLIAVFGPTVLRFGFRPWSADSYIAQKENLPCRPCGKHGHKVCPIKTHVCMTHLPAEQVVDKAETILRS
- a CDS encoding glycosyltransferase family 9 protein, encoding MVRSTSLLKAIKRKYPSSMLTWVTDAPAHLLLQNHPVIDRVLTTREADLLQLRSLEFDVAFVIDKSLKAVGVLRHTQVLQVFGFTANPVNGAILPATPAAEELWELGLNNQKKFFENQKPETQLMIEALELGPYKRDSYWLPLTESEQTQLQERRSGFLTNGKKWVLGFNTGCSNVIAAKKLTVEFHRLMIASLQSRYPEAQIVLLGGPEDTERNVQIARGLPVISTATESGLRDGLISVAACDVVITGDSLGMHMAISQGRQVVAWFGPTCAHEIDLYGRGVSILTKSSCSPCWKRACEKSIMCYDQVSLQEIVHAVESCRTNSLSGGLALGNSTPETLSSDLA
- a CDS encoding cyclic nucleotide-binding domain-containing protein, which codes for MKIEREVIQLKPIKTLKHAQGGTVTLPSGLGSFELNALQFSYLEVLKNGVSIEGLVQFFLGQGWLVSFRELYSLIQFLVRERLIANQNIIDYFKKVNSDDSPLVFSSIDVMNGKQIKPDPATLPFFRSLEPHLANYLLQKAEVFTVPPNIRITHSGQSSRDLFILLKGQASIYKVISETRRQLVATLGSGALFGERGFLLSQPRNADVITSTASEVLRVHHLPEYDNLIKSDKAQALQHRFWVMQALLSSPFFKDIPTDSLDALIFTGRLVQAPANQALFHEGQAGNTCYIVIQGSVVISQKGTAINVLNQGTCFGEISLLVSGGVRTATVTTQRDTVLLEIEQNAFYKMLAQNLILAKVIETLAASRLARDMKNS
- a CDS encoding DUF3108 domain-containing protein; translated protein: MDVGSQALEGFLVDKFSIAAGLFAVSMLSACSTSFLKYEKADQLGTMDEFEKAVKIEEPSAPATETVAAGNTKDVEAKTAAKDEKTTAAAKPTKESKSSKAVTAPAKTAPAAKAKESSKSKNGKDKKSEAAVSTRRQPVIEDDAGFNGRRPIVDPFRVGEEVVHDVSYFKMSAGELRFKTLPMATVNGRKSYKHNIAIKTISLFASVYTVEDNIDIFMDYEELTPTVFELHVKESGQLREAKMLFDNNKKTATFWEKKVTKQDGEEEKREQWELEEYAQNVYSAIYYMRMFQWDVGKEYAFRVSNDKENLVFSGKAIRKEVLDTELGPMKAIVIQPNITLKGKFKPIGENLIWLSDDEHKYILRIEAKIKIGTLVSEVVSIKPGKLP
- a CDS encoding lysophospholipid acyltransferase family protein; its protein translation is MKLLANFLAKIGIFLSSILPRKIQRLSGSWIGFLWWDVFGFRKKIVLGNLEIAFPEWTDAQRKKVGRESVYQLGYNFGEFFFIPNMSRQWVDENVVFEGLENHEQALANGKGFFYLTLHLGNGDLAANALSVIGQKIHIISKSFKTQWFNNLWFSVRGAQGVRYIEAHGPNNAFEILKALKRNEGLVFVLDQYMGKPFGVATTFFGKRTGTAYGLALFAQKTKAPVLPIYTYEGQDGKVHVVIEPAMDLSPSIVEDKDQSIANITQAFTDKLEQIVRKHPEQWMWVHRRWKDF
- the lpxK gene encoding tetraacyldisaccharide 4'-kinase is translated as MKPLLKPLSFIYDHIVGFKNSLYDRGILGAYKPPMKVISIGNLTMGGTGKTPITDFCLKSLVGEHKKVAVVSRSYRADASASVRVDVTHPHAARYYGDEPVLLAQANPDVTVFVGDSKWQTAEYSTKNYGPFDVIVVDDGFQHRKLHRDLNIVILDATEPWSNYQVVPEGRARESWEGLERADVILFTKCNLADENSLKVVQDHLPPGKEILYFGYDIVELNNGKETAPTEILKGQCMFLVSAIARPDVFEKMMRSYGEISKRSLHYRDHHQYTESDAQKIWNDFKKSGADYLVTTSKDAVKLRRLLPEPEKLWSTNLQVTEFGTKGRLHEIIGQLFS
- the lpxB gene encoding lipid-A-disaccharide synthase; protein product: MDQVLFVAAEASSVTYAQRILETWKKQGRKIHAFGVGSQDMENLGFERLGKSEEMAVVGAAEIINSYGLLKGVFDSLVREAEKRRPKVAIVMDYPEFNLMLAKKLHALGIPVVYYISPQVWAWRKGRVKTIKKYCKKVFVLFPFEVPFYEEHGVPVEFVGHPLLDELDERLIDDATYLKTHRNQVGIRDDEIVLGLMPGSRRLELKQHFQIQLDAARILSKKYHNLKIVILTAPTFTKEKMQEYLEDFRLPYILLKDEPFRMIHLVDMMLVASGTATLQVGLLQKPMVIMYKMKWLTGIFARIFVRGTKFYGLVNLILNKEAVPERFQNDVTAENMAALLDRYISDAAYTAEVKKDLASLRSYLGDKGATSRVVKSLDEYLTV